One segment of Thunnus thynnus chromosome 19, fThuThy2.1, whole genome shotgun sequence DNA contains the following:
- the LOC137170714 gene encoding torsin-1A-like: protein MHSPGLQADLESKLFGQHIASRIILKVVNGFMNNDNLEKPLVLSLHGRSGTGKSFISRLIAENIYKEGMDSSFVHLFTYHYHFPHSSQIDTYKSQLQQWIKGNVTNCARSMFIFDEVDKMHPSLIDVITPYLDYYKKLDGVSYGKAIFIFLSNDGAESISQTALDFWREGKDREEIKLNDLETSLSESAFKNKGSGLWQSRLIEQNLVDFFIPFLPLEYKHVVQCVMDDMKAKGLEPDQNEARKLARDLEYFPKYDRVFSVRGCKTVAKRLDYTFPHHYVFHGSI from the exons ATGCACTCTCCAGGTCTCCAGGCTGACCTGGAAAGCAAACTGTTCGGACAGCACATTGCTTCACGCATCATTCTGAAAGTTGTGAATGGATTCATGAACAACGACAACCTGGAGAAGCCCCTGGTGCTCTCTCTGCATGGACGATCAGGCACAGGAAAGAGCTTCATCAGTAGGCTCATAGctgaaaacatttacaaagagGGAATGGACAGCAGCTTTGTCCATCTTTTCACATATCATTATCACTTCCCGCATTCAAGTCAAATTGATACCTACAAG TCTCAGTTACAGCAGTGGATCAAAGGAAATGTCACCAACTGTGCACGATCCATGTTCATCTTTGATGAGGTGGACAAGATGcatcccagtttgattgacgTCATTACGCCGTACCTGGACTACTACAAGAAGCTGGATGGAGTTTCTTATGGGAAAGccatcttcatcttcctcag CAATGATGGAGCGGAGAGCATCTCACAGACAGCTTTAGATTTCtggagagaaggaaaagatCGAGAAGAGATCAAGCTCAATGACCTGGAAACGTCGCTCTCTGAATCAGCTTTTAAGAACAAGGGGA GTGGCTTGTGGCAGTCAAGGTTGATTGAGCAGAACCTGGTGGACTTCTTCATCCCGTTTCTGCCTCTGGAGTACAAACACGTTGTTCAGTGTGTCATGGATGACATGAAAGCCAAAGGACTGGAGCCAGACCAGAATGAGGCACGCAAGCTGGCCAGAGATTTGGAATATTTCCCCAAATATGACAGAGTGTTCTCTGTTAGAGGCTGCAAGACAGTAGCAAAGAGGCTGGACTATACTTTCCCCCATCACTATGTGTTTCATGgaagcatttga
- the LOC137171092 gene encoding torsin-1A-like: protein MKAVQVYLLLHVLLTTSVLVNTFDPMEIFLRIFNVHESCNSKWISFNAAGLSTDLKSKLVGQHIASHIILKAVNGFMRNDSPEKPLVLSLHGPTGTGKSFVSRLIAKNIYKEGMDSSFVHVFISTHHFPHKSQIDTYKTQLKQWIKGNVTNCARSMFVFDEVDKMHPGLIDSIKPYLDYYNKVDGVSYREAIFIFLSNAGGESITQTALDFWKEGRNREEIELQDLETSLSESAFNKKEGGLGHSSLIDQNMVDFFIPFLPLEYQHIVQCVMAEMKAKKLEPDQDVANEVARDLHYFPKFERVFSVRGCKTVASRLHFYTK, encoded by the exons ATGAAAGCGGTGCAAGTATATCTGTTGTTACACGTTCTTTTGACGACCAGTGTCTTGGTAAACACGTTTGATCCGATGGAAATCTTTCTCAGAATCTTCAATGTCCATGAAAGTTGTAATTCCAAATGGATATCCTTCAATGCAGCAG GACTCAGCACTGACCTGAAGAGCAAACTGGTCGGACAACACATTGCGTCACACATCATCCTGAAAGCTGTGAATGGATTCATGAGAAACGACAGCCCGGAGAAGCCCCTGGTGCTCTCTCTGCACGGACCGACAGGCACAGGGAAGAGCTTTGTCAGTAGGCTCATAGCTAAAAACATTTACAAGGAGGGAATGGACAGCAGCTTTGTCCATGTTTTCATATCTACACATCACTTCCCACATAAAAGTCAAATTGATACCTACAAG ACTCAGTTAAAACAGTGGATCAAAGGCAACGTAACCAACTGTGCACGATCCATGTTCGTCTTTGATGAGGTGGACAAGATGCATCCTGGCTTGATTGACAGCATTAAGCCGTACCTGGACTACTACAACAAAGTAGACGGAGTTTCTTATCGGGAAGccatcttcatcttcctcag CAATGCGGGAGGGGAGAGCATCACACAGACAGCTTTAGATTTCTGGAAAGAAGGACGAAATCGAGAAGAGATAGAGCTCCAAGACCTGGAAACATCGCTCTCTGAATCAGCATTTAACAAGAAGGAGG GTGGTTTGGGGCATTCAAGCTTGATTGACCAGAACATGGTGGATTTCTTCATCCCGTTTCTGCCTCTGGAATATCAACACATTGTTCAGTGTGTCATGGCTGAGATGAAAGCCAAAAAACTGGAGCCAGACCAGGATGTGGCAAATGAGGTTGCCAGAGATTTGCACTATTTCCCCAAATTTGAGAGAGTGTTCTCTGTCAGAGGCTGCAAGACTGTAGCGAGTAGGCTGCACTTCTACACAAAGTAA